The DNA segment TCTTTGATATTCCTAAAATTTCATAATAATCCTTCGCCATAAACAATCTCCGATATTATTTTTTTTAGTAGGGGCAAAATTTTTACCCCTACAATTATTCTGAAAAATTAATAGCTTTATTTATCAAGCAATAACAGCAATACTCCCGGCATCACTAATGATGTTTTCGCATTCACGCTTTTTTGTGTCACTGTAACTGTCTTGGTTTCGCCTCCACCACTTACCGTAATTATTGCACTTCGTTCATCTCCAGTATTAACGTCATAGATTACAGTAAAAGGAGCGTTATTTGTTCCAGATGTTGGACTTACACTTAACCATGTTGAGCTTTCCGTTACTGTCCAGTTTACATTAGATGTTACAGTTACATCAAATGTGCCTGATGTCTTTTCCACTGTCTTTGTCATAGGTATAACTGATAATGATGATACTGCGTTTTGATTTACAGTAACTGTTGCTGTTTTTCCTCCACCACTTATTGTAATAATTGCGCTTCTTTCTATTCCGGTATTAGCTCCATAATTTACCGCAAAAGAACCGTTATTTGTACCTGATATTGGGCTTACGATTATCCATGTTGAGCTTTCAGAGATCGTCCAACTTACATTGGATGTAACAGTTACATTAAATGTTCCTGAAATATTTTCAACTGTCTTTGTCGTAGGGTTAACTGATAATGATGATACTGCCTTTTGAGTTACAGTGACTGTTGCTGTTTTTCCTCCGCCGTTTACTGCTATAATTGCGCTTCTTTCGGTTCCAGTATTAGCTCCATAGCTTACCGTAAAAGAACCGTTATTTATTCCTGATGTAGGGCTTACACTTATCCATGTTGAGCCTTCAGAGATCGTCCAACTTACATTGGATGTAACAGTTACATTAAATGTTCCTGAAATATTTTCAACTGTCTTTGTCGCGGGTGTAACTGATAATGATGATACTGCATTCTGGGTTACAGTAACTGTTGCTGTTTTTCCTCCACCACTTACTGTAATTATTGCACTTCTTTCATTTCCAGTATTAGCATCATAGTTTACCGTAAAAGAACCGTTATTTGTTCCTGATGTAGGGCTTACGCTTAACCACGTTGCGCTTTCCGTTACTGTCCAACTTACATTGGATGTTACAGCTACAGTAAATATTCCTGATATATTTTCAACTGTCTTTGTTGCAGGATTAACTGATAACGATGATGTAGAATTTGCATTTGTAAATACCGCTGTCATTTGAGAACTAATTGATGAAATATTTGTCAACCCCATATTAGAGCTAACTCCGCTATAATATTTTGAATTTGGGCTTGAAGAATCATTAAAAGTGTTATTGTTTCCAGAATAAAATAAAATTGTTTGATGACCTCGACAAGTAGCACTATTCTTTAGCATATCGCAATATAAAGTCGATGCTTGTTCAGGAACAACTCCTTGATGAGTTCCTTCAGTTGCATCATTAATATCATTATAGCCGGTAGTAGGAGATTCATCTACATGAATTATTAAAAGCCCTCCTTCAAAAGTACCTATTCTTTTTAAGCCTCTGTCCCAACTTGTGCAATATCTATTCTCAATTAAAAAATATTCTTGAGAACTTAAGCTTGGATTTATAATTTTAACAACCTCATTTGCAGAAGATAAAGCATGGTTAAAAGTCAAATTTTGTCCATTTTGCGTAGGAATGACTGGCGATGTCCATCCGACAAATTGCCTTGACCAAGCGTCAAGTGCCGAAGGGGTTGTTCCGCTGTATTCTCCTGAATCATAGCACCAGCTTCCTGAACCCATTAGTGAAAAATATCCCATGGCTTGATTTGTTCCGGAAATATCATATAAGTCAGGAAGTCCGCACATAGAATGTCCCAATTCATGAGCGATTACTCCAATTGGGTGCTGAACATCATAATGATTTAACTCTCCATTCAAAGCCCATTTTTGAAGTTTTTTTGAACCAACGTTTAACTCATAACTTCCAGATACTGTATAAGCATGAGCCCATACATTTGGTTCCTTTGTAGTTCCAGATCTTTCATAACCGGCAGGAATTAAATAAATAACAGCTTCTGTTGTGTCTACCTTTCCATTAGAATTGGTGTCTAATGCGTCAAAATTTACATAATTGGCAGCAGCATTTAAAGCCGGTTGAACCCATGCTTTTTCAAGTTCATATGTATAATTGCCTCCATAATTAGGATGATTCGAATTAAGAGATACTGTTATCACTCCTGATGGGTTGCTCGTTTGAGTATGAGTGACGGGAGACACCGATAATTTACTAAAAGAATTGTCTTTGTAATAATTAGCGATCGATTTTACTCCAGACGAAGTGCTAAATACTGAATTATACCAATTTTGAGCAGTAGTAACTAAAGTTCTATTAGCAAAATTAACTAAAATAATAAGAAGTTTTTTTTCGCCAGATACGGGATTAGGAGTCCACGTTCCTTGTTTTGAATAGCCTTTACTGTTTTTACTATTTTTTTTAAAGGCTTTTAAATGCTTATCAATATAAGCCGGTTCTGAATATTGCGGGTCAACAATTACACCTGATGAAACAAGCTCATTGTCTTCATTTAAAACAGCATACTCCCAAAATAAGCTATTTTGATTTCTAATAATGGTATAACCATTTTCTGTTTCTATCCAGTTAAAAAATTCATCTCCTTTTATTTCCGCTAAAAATTTTACACCATTAGGCTGTGTAATCTCTATAACATCAGGGCAAGATGGACCAGCTATTGAATTTGAAACAAAATTTATAAAAATAACTAACCATAAAACAATAACTTTTTTCATAATGCCTCCCCTAATTCTTAATTCTCACTGGGTTATTATAATTATTTTAACATCTTGATATAATATAATATGGCCGTTTTCATTTAGCCATTATATATATCCTTTTTGCCCTAAATATAATAAAATTTCATGAGCTGCTTCATCTGGAGTTAAATTTGTTGTATCTATACTTACTTCTGGAAATTCTGGGATTTCGTACGGGTCATCAACTCCAGTAAATCCTTTAATAAGGCCTGCTCTTGCTTTTGCATACATACCTTTACGATCTCTCTTTTCACATATATTAAGAGGGGTTGCAACATGAACTTCAACAAAGCCTCCATAGGATTCTATAATTTCTCGAATTTCAGATCTTGTCGAATTATAAGGAGCAATCGGAGCACAAATAGCTATGCCTCTATTTTTTGTAATTTCAGAAGCAACAAATCCTATACGTCTGACATTTATATCCCTATGTTCTTTTGAAAAGGTTAAAAGATTTGATAAATTTCTTCTTACAATATCCCCGTCAAGTAAAGTAACTGGTCTATCTCCTATTTCCAGAAATCTTGAATATAAAATCTTTGCTATTGTAGATTTTCCAGCTCCAGAAAGGCCAGTTAGAAAAACTGTTAAACCTTGTTTTCTTGGAGGGGGGTATGATTTTTTAAGTTCAGCTATTACTTCAGGAAAACTCGCCCATTCCGGCACTTTTTTTCCAAATCTAATCCTTTCCCTTATGTCTGAGCCAGATAAGGATATAGTTTTAGTATCTTTCGGAACTTGACTTATGAATTGAAATTCATCGTTAAAAGGAACATAAACAAGCTCTTCAAACTGCATTATTTTTAAGCCTATTTCATTGCTATAAGCTTCATCGATATTATTGGAAGTACCTTCTCCATAGGAAATTTTTTCTTTTTTATTAAATCCAATACCAGCATGGTCTCTACCTACAATAAAATGAGTACATCCAAAATTTTTTGCAATAATTGAGTGAAGGATAGCTTCTTTATATCCCCCCATTCTCGTAGCTAAAGGAAGAAGATTTAAGATATAAGAATCAGGCGGATAATATTTAATCACCTCTTTATAACACCGACCCCTTGTATAATGATCAAAATCTCCGGGTTTTGTAACTCCAACAATAGGGAGAATAAGAAGATTAGCTTTTGCGTCGCGCATTGCTTTTAAGGTTATTTCAAACTGTGGTCTATGAATAGGGTTTCTTGTCATAAAACCAACTACTCTCTGCCATCC comes from the Desulfobacterales bacterium genome and includes:
- a CDS encoding bifunctional sulfate adenylyltransferase/adenylylsulfate kinase, with protein sequence MNNQEDHENKTDELVNLLVTEERKEILKEIAAKLPEIVLNDRHIYDLELLASGCFSPLEGFMTRADYESVIDRMRLQSGSLWPLPICLDIPEIKAKTLESGQSVALRDPEGYLLAIMHIEEMWKVEPAKEAQKVYGTTDRNHPGVNYLFSIEGSYYVGGKIEVSSMPIHFDFKQIRMNPSEVKTIYKKLGWQRVVGFMTRNPIHRPQFEITLKAMRDAKANLLILPIVGVTKPGDFDHYTRGRCYKEVIKYYPPDSYILNLLPLATRMGGYKEAILHSIIAKNFGCTHFIVGRDHAGIGFNKKEKISYGEGTSNNIDEAYSNEIGLKIMQFEELVYVPFNDEFQFISQVPKDTKTISLSGSDIRERIRFGKKVPEWASFPEVIAELKKSYPPPRKQGLTVFLTGLSGAGKSTIAKILYSRFLEIGDRPVTLLDGDIVRRNLSNLLTFSKEHRDINVRRIGFVASEITKNRGIAICAPIAPYNSTRSEIREIIESYGGFVEVHVATPLNICEKRDRKGMYAKARAGLIKGFTGVDDPYEIPEFPEVSIDTTNLTPDEAAHEILLYLGQKGYI
- a CDS encoding M6 family metalloprotease domain-containing protein, which produces MKKVIVLWLVIFINFVSNSIAGPSCPDVIEITQPNGVKFLAEIKGDEFFNWIETENGYTIIRNQNSLFWEYAVLNEDNELVSSGVIVDPQYSEPAYIDKHLKAFKKNSKNSKGYSKQGTWTPNPVSGEKKLLIILVNFANRTLVTTAQNWYNSVFSTSSGVKSIANYYKDNSFSKLSVSPVTHTQTSNPSGVITVSLNSNHPNYGGNYTYELEKAWVQPALNAAANYVNFDALDTNSNGKVDTTEAVIYLIPAGYERSGTTKEPNVWAHAYTVSGSYELNVGSKKLQKWALNGELNHYDVQHPIGVIAHELGHSMCGLPDLYDISGTNQAMGYFSLMGSGSWCYDSGEYSGTTPSALDAWSRQFVGWTSPVIPTQNGQNLTFNHALSSANEVVKIINPSLSSQEYFLIENRYCTSWDRGLKRIGTFEGGLLIIHVDESPTTGYNDINDATEGTHQGVVPEQASTLYCDMLKNSATCRGHQTILFYSGNNNTFNDSSSPNSKYYSGVSSNMGLTNISSISSQMTAVFTNANSTSSLSVNPATKTVENISGIFTVAVTSNVSWTVTESATWLSVSPTSGTNNGSFTVNYDANTGNERSAIITVSGGGKTATVTVTQNAVSSLSVTPATKTVENISGTFNVTVTSNVSWTISEGSTWISVSPTSGINNGSFTVSYGANTGTERSAIIAVNGGGKTATVTVTQKAVSSLSVNPTTKTVENISGTFNVTVTSNVSWTISESSTWIIVSPISGTNNGSFAVNYGANTGIERSAIITISGGGKTATVTVNQNAVSSLSVIPMTKTVEKTSGTFDVTVTSNVNWTVTESSTWLSVSPTSGTNNAPFTVIYDVNTGDERSAIITVSGGGETKTVTVTQKSVNAKTSLVMPGVLLLLLDK